Proteins from one Streptosporangium becharense genomic window:
- the trhA gene encoding PAQR family membrane homeostasis protein TrhA: protein MTSTVTDRLAETVKPRLRGWLHAGALPVALVAGFVLVALGPTLQARLAAAVYAITSGLLFGISATYHRSTLSPRQEAVLRRLDHANIYLIIAGTYTPFALLALEGTARAAVLGVVWAGAIAGVLFRVVWTGAPRWLSTALYIVLGWTAVFVLPQLVAGAGVAAVALVFVGGVLYTAGGIVYAMRRPDPAPRWFGFHEVFHAFTIAAYVAQYVAVSLVVYTAA from the coding sequence ATGACCTCGACCGTCACCGACAGGCTCGCGGAGACCGTCAAACCCCGTCTCCGCGGCTGGTTGCACGCCGGAGCGCTGCCCGTGGCGCTCGTTGCGGGTTTCGTCCTCGTCGCGCTGGGCCCGACCCTGCAGGCCCGGCTCGCCGCCGCGGTCTACGCGATCACGTCCGGCCTGCTCTTCGGCATCTCCGCCACCTACCATCGGAGCACGCTCTCCCCGCGGCAGGAGGCGGTTCTGCGCCGCCTCGACCACGCCAACATCTATCTGATCATCGCGGGCACCTACACCCCTTTCGCGTTGCTCGCCCTGGAGGGGACGGCCCGCGCGGCGGTCCTCGGGGTGGTGTGGGCCGGCGCGATCGCCGGGGTGCTGTTCCGGGTGGTGTGGACCGGGGCGCCCAGGTGGCTGTCGACCGCGCTCTACATCGTCCTGGGCTGGACGGCGGTCTTCGTCCTGCCCCAGCTGGTGGCGGGGGCGGGCGTGGCAGCGGTGGCGCTGGTCTTCGTCGGCGGCGTCCTGTACACCGCCGGGGGGATCGTCTACGCCATGCGCCGTCCCGACCCCGCCCCCCGCTGGTTCGGCTTCCACGAGGTCTTCCACGCCTTCACCATCGCGGCCTACGTGGCCCAGTACGTGGCGGTGTCCCTGGTCGTCTACACGGCGGCCTGA